One genomic segment of Panicum virgatum strain AP13 chromosome 2N, P.virgatum_v5, whole genome shotgun sequence includes these proteins:
- the LOC120660482 gene encoding heavy metal-associated isoprenylated plant protein 23-like produces the protein MGGTLEYLSDLLGGGGGSRRRYKKRKQFQTVELRVRMDCDGCEMKVRNALSSMKGVQSVEINRKQYKVTVQGYVEPHKVVKRVQATGKKAEIWPYVPYSHVAHPYAAPAYDKKAPPGYVRRVDAVMPVSSYGGPTAAGPQEERLVTMFSDDNPNACSIM, from the exons ATGGGAGGCACCCTGGAGTACTTGTCCGACCtgctcggcggtggcggcggcagccggcggcggtacaagaagaggaagcagtTCCAGACGGTGGAGCTGAGGGTGCGCATGGACTGTGACGGCTGCGAGATGAAAGTCAGGAACGCCCTCTCCAGCATGAAAG GGGTGCAGTCGGTGGAGATCAACCGGAAGCAGTACAAGGTGACGGTGCAGGGGTACGTGGAGCCGCACAAGGTGGTGAAGCGCGTGCAGGCCACGGGGAAGAAGGCCGAGATCTGGCCGTACGTGCCCTACAGCCACGTCGCCCACCCCTACGCCGCGCCGGCCTACGACAAGAAGGCGCCGCCGGGGTACGTGCGCCGGGTCGACGCCGTCATGCCCGTCTCCAGCTACGGCGGCCCCACGGCGGCCGGACCGCAGGAGGAGCGGCTTGTCACCATGTTCAGCGACGACAACCCCAACGCCTGCTCCATCATGTGA